A single Leptidea sinapis chromosome 2, ilLepSina1.1, whole genome shotgun sequence DNA region contains:
- the LOC126976849 gene encoding transient receptor potential channel pyrexia-like, translating into MFSRERTMDNFGYREMGWPSPLQTPPPQTPRSRLTNSFSSRSREPEEVPLRNSFKHVRNIDVLESGSEAGKTKEYLFVGPSPPAEDAPPMYHSFDFMTPDPEARLTEDMIRRALCERALTLGAGRFFDDIECGLITSENIEEHIASAPEVVVNLTLLWAALLARDEVLPTVVLAGADVHYSDPIGLTALHIAAFSGASRSVVYLLSIGADIDYVPKYFAPLHCAAFGNSLEVADLLISNGASLHAVVQRAGCEDNLVHCAVRNDAVECMELFIEKGVDPAYITSGGMNALHLAANLGAQRCLGFLLKETKLSVNGATKNRDKECTALHLAAARGYTECVELLLSEGAKANAKNFRGLTALHLASRCSCLECVEVLLRDGNADPNAEDFDKRSPLHAAITKSERACDIIEILVSWGAQTNKKDEYGYSPIHLAAIDGLTSCVETLIFLGADVTSKSKKGHTALSVIVRKAPKSLAIIKYNLDSGISLSRSTEGNEEVQIEFDFGKLLKYSYPREITYVNSLIDEGQKDILQHPLCLAFLFMKWKKIRKFYLARLVFCFLFVLFLSTYVLTAVVKTCHGKYSKKYDVPNELCQNQSLVGDILEDNPIELERWVLLAITIFEIIRKLTGITGYSSVYQYFTTFENLLEWFVLLSVFFLYDIEKDYGWQNHIEGYAVLGAWTNLMLMMGQLPMFGDYVAMYQKVLTEFFKLLLAYICLLLGFAICFLVVFPNEEMFSNPLMGLISTLSMMVGELNLNILINDPLRDDPPLIFELSSQIIFILFLMFVTIILMNLLVGIAVHDIQGLRKTAGLSKLVRQTKLILFVEMGMFSALLPKCLHKYIYRTALVSPEAGKVILSVKPLNPREKRLPTDIMMAAYELAQLNKLKSNTSMKEVLYKNKYHSSKFKNDGQTDHQFNIEIRGMQEKIDQTTFNLKKIDQEMRHLNTLLLEQQHLLQNLFKVTDKSYLQTPSQNYSESPFNFSSNNSDITSIAKC; encoded by the coding sequence ATGTTCAGTCGCGAGAGAACAATGGACAACTTTGGTTATCGCGAGATGGGGTGGCCGTCACCTCTGCAGACACCGCCTCCACAAACGCCAAGATCGCGATTGACAAATAGTTTTAGTTCTCGATCCAGAGAACCGGAAGAAGTGCCTCTACGAAACTCTTTCAAACATGTTCGTAACATTGATGTACTTGAATCAGGAAGTGAAGCGGGAAAGACTAAGGAATATTTATTTGTGGGGCCATCACCACCAGCCGAGGATGCTCCTCCAATGTACCATAGCTTTGATTTTATGACACCCGACCCAGAAGCAAGGCTGACTGAAGACATGATACGACGAGCATTATGTGAAAGAGCCTTAACTTTGGGAGCAGGACGATTTTTTGATGATATTGAATGTGGTTTAATAACATCCGAAAACATAGAAGAACACATTGCGTCTGCACCAGAAGTTGTTGTTAACTTAACGTTGCTTTGGGCTGCTTTATTAGCTCGTGATGAAGTATTACCCACAGTTGTGCTAGCTGGAGCAGATGTACATTACTCGGATCCAATTGGCTTAACGGCATTGCACATTGCTGCATTTAGTGGTGCAAGTAGATCGGTGGTATATTTGCTGTCCATCGGGGCTGATATCGATTATGTCCCTAAATATTTTGCTCCTCTACACTGCGCTGCATTTGGTAATTCCTTAGAGGTAGCTGATCTTTTAATTTCAAATGGTGCGTCTCTACATGCGGTTGTGCAAAGAGCTGGCTGTGAAGATAATCTTGTGCATTGTGCTGTACGAAATGATGCTGTAGAATGCATGGAACTGTTCATTGAAAAAGGTGTTGATCCGGCTTATATTACGTCAGGAGGTATGAATGCTTTACATTTAGCAGCGAATCTTGGTGCCCAAAGGTGTCTGGGATTCTTACTGAAAGAAACCAAACTGAGTGTAAATGGTGCAACAAAAAACAGAGATAAGGAATGTACTGCCTTACACTTAGCAGCTGCACGAGGCTATACAGAATGTGTAGAACTACTGTTATCTGAAGGTGCTAAAGCAAATGCAAAAAACTTCCGAGGGTTGACAGCTCTACACCTCGCATCTCGCTGTTCTTGCTTGGAATGCGTGGAAGTTCTTCTGAGAGATGGTAATGCAGACCCAAATGCTGAAGATTTTGATAAAAGATCTCCATTACATGCCGCCATCACAAAGTCTGAACGAGCTTGTGATATCATTGAGATACTGGTAAGTTGGGGTGcgcaaacaaataaaaaagacgaATATGGTTACTCTCCAATACATCTTGCTGCAATAGACGGTTTAACTAGCTGTGTAGAAACGCTCATATTTTTAGGGGCGGATGTAACATCAAAATCAAAAAAGGGTCATACAGCGTTAAGCGTAATTGTCAGAAAAGCTCCCAAGTCTCTggccattataaaatataacttagaTTCTGGAATTTCACTAAGTCGATCAACAGAAGGAAATGAAGAGGTTCAAATTGAATTTGATTTCggaaaattgttaaaatattcttaTCCGCGTGAAATCACCTATGTCAACAGTTTAATCGATGAAGGTCAGAAAGATATATTACAACATCCGCTATGTTTAGCATTTCTATTCATGAAATGGAAGAAGATAAGAAAGTTCTATTTGGCCAGACTTGTATTTTGTTTCCTGTTTGTATTGTTTTTGTCAACGTACGTGCTGACAGCTGTTGTGAAAACGTGCCACGGAAAATATTCTAAGAAATACGATGTGCCTAATGAACTTTGCCAGAATCAGTCTTTAGTTGGTGATATTTTAGAAGATAATCCTATAGAATTAGAAAGATGGGTGTTATTGGCAATtacaatttttgaaataatcaGGAAGCTAACAGGAATAACAGGATATTCAAGTGTTTATCAATACTTTACAACTTTTGAAAACTTATTGGAGTGGTTTGTCTTACTATCTGTTTTTTTCCTATATGATATTGAGAAAGATTATGGATGGCAAAACCATATAGAGGGATACGCAGTTTTGGGAGCTTGGACCAATTTAATGTTGATGATGGGGCAGTTGCCAATGTTCGGCGACTACGTAGCAATGTATCAAAAAGTTTTAactgaattttttaaattgttactaGCTTATATTTGTTTACTATTGGGCTTTGCCATATGTTTCCTTGTAGTATTCCCGAACGAAGAAATGTTTTCGAACCCTTTGATGGGATTAATTAGTACTCTATCAATGATGGTTggagaattaaatttaaatatattaatcaacGATCCATTACGAGACGATCCACCCTTAATATTCGAACTTTCATctcaaattattttcatattatttttgatgtttgtAACAATTATTCTTATGAATTTGTTAGTTGGTATAGCTGTCCACGATATTCAAGGTCTTCGAAAAACAGCGGGACTTTCAAAGCTGGTACGACAaacaaaactaattttattcgtGGAAATGGGTATGTTTAGTGCATTATTACCGAagtgtttacacaaatacattTATAGAACTGCTCTAGTATCACCAGAAGCTGGAAAAGTTATATTGAGCGTAAAACCCTTAAATCCAAGAGAAAAAAGGTTACCTACAGACATTATGATGGCCGCATATGAGTTGGCACAGTTAAACAAATTAAAGTCAAATACATCTATGAAAGaggtattgtataaaaataagtaccACTCTTCGAAATTCAAGAACGACGGACAGACGGATCACCAGTTCAACATTGAGATAAGGGGCATGCAGGAGAAAATAGATCAGACAACATTCAATCTAAAGAAAATAGACCAGGAGATGAGACACTTGAACACGTTGCTTCTCGAACAGCAACATTTGCTACAAAATTTGTTCAAAGTCACAGACAAATCGTATTTACAAACACCGTCTCAAAACTATTCTGAATCTCCATTTAATTTTTCAAGCAATAACTCTGATATCACTTCTATCGccaaatgttaa